The nucleotide sequence GAATGCGATCGAATGTGGGAGCGAGCCTGCTCGCGATAGCGGTGGTTCAGCTTGCGGCTATGTTGAATGTTGCCGGCGTCATCGCGAGCAGGCTCGCTCCCACAGGGGGGCTCGGTGTGCGCAAGATCCGGATCAGCGGGCGATGGCGTGCTTGCGCAGTTTCCGGTAGAGGGTGTTGCGGCTGATGCCCAGTTGTTCGGCCGTGTTGGTCATGTGCCAGCGTGTCTGCTCCAGGGCATTGAGCAATGCCAGCCGTTCCGCGTCTTCCAGCGGATGTTCGGATGCAGGTGTTTCCTCCAACGGTGGCCGTGCCTGGCGAATCATCGCCGGCAAGTCCTCCAACCCGATCCGCCCACCGTCGCACAACGCGGCAAGGGTGCGCAGCACGTTGCGCATCTGTCGCACGTTGCCCGGCCAGTCGAAGGCCAGCAGTGCCCGGCGCGCCGGCTCGTCGATGGACACCGCTTCGGTGCCGCTTTCTTCGGCCAGCAGAAAATCCAGCAACTGCGACTTGTCGCTCCGCTCGCGCAAGGCCGGCAATGGGATTTCCAGGCCATTGAGCCGGTAGTACAGATCCTCGCGAAAGCTGCCGTCCTGCACCCGCTCAAGCAACTGCCGGTGGGTGGCGCTGATGATGCGCACGTTCACCGTCTCGGGCTCACCGCCGATGGGCACCACCTGGCGATCCTCCAGCACCCGCAGCAAGCGGGTCTGCAAGGCCAGGGGCATATCACCGATCTCATCCAGGAACAAAGTGCCGCCGTCGGCCTGTTGCAGCTTGCCGCGCATGCCCTCCTTACGGGCGCCGGTAAAACTGCCACCGCGATAGCCGAACAGCTCGCTCTCGATCAGGCTTTCGGGGATGGCCGCGCAGTTGAGGGCGACGAAGTTTTTTCCGGCACGCTGGCTGGCATGATGCACGGCCTTGGCGAAGGCTTCCTTGCCGCAGCCGGTTTCACCGTTGATCAGCAGCGGCACATCGCGCTCGAACACCCGCAGCGCCTTGCGGAAATGTTCCTGCAACTGCGCATCCCCCAGGCAGATGCCCGACAGTCGCGCAGGCTCGATAATCTTGGGCGCCGGGACGAGCGGAACCGGAATGCTGCGCGGCTGACCACGCAGCACCGCGAACAAATGTCGACCGTCACGGGTGCGCAGCGGCCAACTGGCGCTGGCCTGGGCACTGGCCCGGCCCAGCAGATCGTCCAGTGAACAATCGAAAAACGCTTCGACCGGCTGGCCCAGCAAGCCACCACGAATATGCCCCAACAAGTTGAGCGCGCTCTGGTTGACGGCGCAGATCCGCCCTTCGCCGTCGAACGCCAGCAAGCCTTCGCTGAACAGCCCCACCGACTCGGCCTGCAAATGAAAGCGCAGCAGCCATTGGTTGTCGAAGCAGCGCAGGAAATAGCAGCTCTCGATCATCTTCGCCGAGAGGTTGACCAGCGCCATGGTGTGAAACTGGCTCTGGCGCGACACGTCCGGCCGGGCCGAAGACACGTCGAGCACCGCCAGCAGCTCGCCATGGGGGTCGAAGACCGGGCTGGCCGAGCAGGTCAGGCCGGTGTGGCGACCGCGAAAATGTTCTTCCTGGTGAATGGTCAGGGCCTGGCGTTCCACCAGGCAGGTGCCGATGCCGTTGGTGCCTTCGCAGGCTTCGCTCCAGTCGGCACCGAGCCAGAGGCCGGCCCGTTCGAAAATCTTGCGCTCGCTGGGGGCGGTGACGCAGTTGAGGATTACGCCCCGGGCGTCGGTGAGCAGCACGGCGTGGCCGGCGCCGGAGAGTTGCTGGTGCAGGCTGGTCATTTCGGAACCGGCGATGTGCAGCACCTGTTGCAAACGCTCGCGGCTTTCCAGCACCCGACCATGCTCGAGCACCGTCGGCGCCAGGTTCTGGGCCGGGTCGAGGTGATAGTCCTCGAGGCAGCGCAGCCAGGAACGGGCAATCGACGGATCGCTGCCAGGTCCCTGCAGATGGGCCTTGCCCTGGGTGACCGTGAGGACCTGCTGGGCGTGGCGACTCAAATGGTTGCTGTGCATTTCTTATTATTCTCCCCGAAGGTTGCGGCCTTGCTGGAGCAACGGTTTAACACTTGACCTGAGTTGACACTCAACCTGTGGCGAGGGGATTTATCCCCGCTGGGGTGCGCAGCAGCCCTCAAAATCTGAGCATGCGGAGTATCAGGTTGATCGAGTTGACTGATTTTTGGGGCTGCTTCGCAGCCCAGCGGGGATAAATCCCCTCGCCACAGATAAGTCCCCTCGCCACAATTGTGCTTGGCAGACCATCTGGGCGAACCCAGCATCCTCCAGCCACAAGCGCTTTGCAATGCTGGCGCGACCCGCCAGTCACTGGCTGTTTCACAAATGGCACAAAGTGTCACGCCACCTGTATCGCAATCGTCACGCACGGCTTCCGCCTGTCCGATGCACTCCCCTCTAGCCCTTGATTTTCGGGCCCTGCAAGGCGCTGGCCCGACCTTTGCTCTAGGCTTAAATACCAGCGCTGAATTTGCGCGGCCTCCCGTATAAGCACAAAAGCCAAGGAGAACTCACCATGCGTTACGCTCACCCCGGTACTGAAGGCGCTATCGTCTCGTTCAAGAGCAAATACGGTAACTACATCGGCGGCGAGTTCGTCGCGCCTGTCAAAGGTCAGTACTTCACCAATACTTCCCCGGTCAATGGCCAGCCCATTGCCGAATTCCCGCGTTCCACGGCCGAAGACATCGAAAAAGCCCTGGACGCCGCCCACGCGGCCGCCGATGCCTGGGGCGCCACCTCGGCCCAGGCCCGTTCGCTGATCCTGCTGAAAATCGCCGACCGCATCGAGGCGAACCTCGAGACCCTGGCGATCACCGAATCCTGGGACAACGGCAAGGCCGTGCGTGAAACCCTCAACGCCGACATCCCCCTGGCCGCCGACCACTTCCGCTACTTCGCCGGTTGCCTGCGGGCCCAGGAAGGCAGCGCCGCCGAGATCGACGGCAACACCGTGGCCTATCACATCCACGAACCGCTGGGCGTGGTCGGGCAGATCATCCCGTGGAACTTCCCGCTGCTGATGGCCGCCTGGAAACTCGCCCCGGCCCTGGCCGCCGGTAACTGCGTGGTGCTCAAGCCCGCCGAGCAAACCCCTCTGGGCATTTGCGTGCTCATGGAACTGATCGGCGACCTGCTGCCGCCCGGCGTGCTGAACGTGGTGCAAGGTTTCGGCAAGGAAGCCGGCGAAGCCCTGGCGACCAGCAAGCGCATCGCCAAGATCGCCTTCACCGGTTCGACCCCGGTCGGCTCGCACATCATGAAATGCGCCGCCGAGAACATCATCCCGTCCACCGTGGAACTGGGCGGCAAGTCGCCGAATATCTTCTTCGAAGACATCATGCAAGCCGAGCCGAGCTTCATCGAGAAGGCCGCCGAAGGGCTGGTGCTGGCGTTCTTCAACCAGGGCGAAGTCTGCACCTGCCCATCCCGCGCCCTGGTGCAGGAGTCGATATACGACGAATTCATGCAAGTGGTGATGAAGAAGATCGAGCAGATCAAACGCGGCGATCCGCTGGACACCGACACCATGGTCGGCGCCCAGGCGTCCGAACAGCAGTTCGACAAAATCCTTTCGTACCTGGAAATCGCCAAGGGCGAAGGTGCGCAACTGCTGACCGGTGGCCAGGTGGAAAAACTCGAAGGCAACCTTGCCAGCGGGTACTACATCCAGCCGACCCTGCTCAAGGGCACCAACAAGATGCGCGTGTTCCAGGAAGAAATCTTCGGCCCGGTGGTGAGCATCACCACCTTCAAGGATGAAGCCGAAGCCCTGGCAATCGCCAACGACACCGAGTTCGGCCTCGGCGCCGGCCTCTGGACCCGCGACATCAACCGCGCCTACCGCATGGGCCGGGCGATCAAGGCCGGTCGCGTCTGGACCAACTGCTACCACCTGTACCCGGCCCACGCCGCGTTCGGTGGCTACAAGAAGTCCGGCGTAGGTCGTGAAACCCACAAGATGATGCTCGACCACTACCAGCAGACCAAG is from Pseudomonas sp. B21-056 and encodes:
- a CDS encoding sigma-54-dependent Fis family transcriptional regulator, which encodes MHSNHLSRHAQQVLTVTQGKAHLQGPGSDPSIARSWLRCLEDYHLDPAQNLAPTVLEHGRVLESRERLQQVLHIAGSEMTSLHQQLSGAGHAVLLTDARGVILNCVTAPSERKIFERAGLWLGADWSEACEGTNGIGTCLVERQALTIHQEEHFRGRHTGLTCSASPVFDPHGELLAVLDVSSARPDVSRQSQFHTMALVNLSAKMIESCYFLRCFDNQWLLRFHLQAESVGLFSEGLLAFDGEGRICAVNQSALNLLGHIRGGLLGQPVEAFFDCSLDDLLGRASAQASASWPLRTRDGRHLFAVLRGQPRSIPVPLVPAPKIIEPARLSGICLGDAQLQEHFRKALRVFERDVPLLINGETGCGKEAFAKAVHHASQRAGKNFVALNCAAIPESLIESELFGYRGGSFTGARKEGMRGKLQQADGGTLFLDEIGDMPLALQTRLLRVLEDRQVVPIGGEPETVNVRIISATHRQLLERVQDGSFREDLYYRLNGLEIPLPALRERSDKSQLLDFLLAEESGTEAVSIDEPARRALLAFDWPGNVRQMRNVLRTLAALCDGGRIGLEDLPAMIRQARPPLEETPASEHPLEDAERLALLNALEQTRWHMTNTAEQLGISRNTLYRKLRKHAIAR
- a CDS encoding aldehyde dehydrogenase family protein; this translates as MRYAHPGTEGAIVSFKSKYGNYIGGEFVAPVKGQYFTNTSPVNGQPIAEFPRSTAEDIEKALDAAHAAADAWGATSAQARSLILLKIADRIEANLETLAITESWDNGKAVRETLNADIPLAADHFRYFAGCLRAQEGSAAEIDGNTVAYHIHEPLGVVGQIIPWNFPLLMAAWKLAPALAAGNCVVLKPAEQTPLGICVLMELIGDLLPPGVLNVVQGFGKEAGEALATSKRIAKIAFTGSTPVGSHIMKCAAENIIPSTVELGGKSPNIFFEDIMQAEPSFIEKAAEGLVLAFFNQGEVCTCPSRALVQESIYDEFMQVVMKKIEQIKRGDPLDTDTMVGAQASEQQFDKILSYLEIAKGEGAQLLTGGQVEKLEGNLASGYYIQPTLLKGTNKMRVFQEEIFGPVVSITTFKDEAEALAIANDTEFGLGAGLWTRDINRAYRMGRAIKAGRVWTNCYHLYPAHAAFGGYKKSGVGRETHKMMLDHYQQTKNLLVSYDINPLGFF